Below is a genomic region from Tepidiforma bonchosmolovskayae.
GACCTGCACTTTTGGCACATCACGAGCGGAAACCCATCCGCCATCCCCCTCCTCCTGGTTCACGGCTGGCCCGGCTCCATCTTCGAGTTCAATTTCATCATCGACCGGCTCGTGCACCCCGAAGCCCACGGCAACTCCGCCGCCGATGCCTTCGACCTCGTCATCCCTGCGCTCCCCGGCTTCGGGTTCGGCGGCAAACCGCGCGAGCGCGGCTGGGGCATCTCCCGCATTGCCGCCGCCTTTCACACCCTCATGACCCGCGAGCTCGGCTACCGGCGCTACGGCGTCCAGGGCGGCGACTGGGGCGGCATCATCTCCGCCAAAATGGCGTCCGCCTATCCCGAGAGCGTCATCGGCGCCCACCTGAACTTCCTCTTCGTCCAGCCCCCGCCGAACCCGACCGAGGAAGACCGCAAATACATCGCCGCCCGCGATGCTTTCCAGGCGAACGAAACAGGCTACTCCCTCACCCAGGGGACCAAGCCCGATTCCCTCACACTCGCCCAGTCCGATTCCCCTGCCGGGCTCGCCGCCTGGGTCGTCGAAAAGTTCCACACCTGGGGCGACGTCGGCAGCAACATCGAAGAGACGTTCTCAAAAGATGTGTTGCTGACGAACCTCATGTTCTACTGGGCGCCGAACAGTGTCGCCTCGTCGGCCCGCATCTATTACGAGGCGCGCCGCGACCCCGCCGGCTTCGTCTACCCGCGGGTCGAAGTGCCCACCGGCGTGGCCGTCTTCCCGCGCGAGCCGTGGCGGGTGCCCCGCCACTGGGCAGAGCAGCGCTTCAACATCGTCCACTGGACCGAAATGCCCCGGGGCGGCCACTTCGCAGCCCTCGAACAGCCGGCCCTCCTCGCCAGCGACATCATCGCCTTCTTCCGTCCGCTCCGCGCCCGGTGACGCCCCGGGCCGGCGTCACCCGGGCCGCCGGCTACGGCAGCGTGTGCGTATACACCTCATTGAAAGTGATGCGGTCGCCCTCGAGCAGCACAAGGTCAAACCCCCGCAGCCTCCGCGCGGAGCCGTCCGGGAGTGTCACCGTGCAGTACCAGCGGCCGCAGTAACCCCCCGGGATCGGCCAGACCTCGTCCGGGATGTAGGTCATTGGCGGCGTCGCGGCGAACAGCCCCTCGAGGTACGCCTTCAGCGCCGCGTGCCCCTTTACGCCCTGCGGCACCTGGCCGTCCCGGTACTCGACCTCCGGGTGGTAGAACTCCAGCAGCCGGAGGACGTCCTTCTCCGTCCAGG
It encodes:
- a CDS encoding epoxide hydrolase family protein produces the protein MSIRPFTISVPGEVLADLRERLARTRWPEQLPDAGWDYGANLAYIRELCDYWANGYDWRLHESHLNRYPGFLAEVDGVDLHFWHITSGNPSAIPLLLVHGWPGSIFEFNFIIDRLVHPEAHGNSAADAFDLVIPALPGFGFGGKPRERGWGISRIAAAFHTLMTRELGYRRYGVQGGDWGGIISAKMASAYPESVIGAHLNFLFVQPPPNPTEEDRKYIAARDAFQANETGYSLTQGTKPDSLTLAQSDSPAGLAAWVVEKFHTWGDVGSNIEETFSKDVLLTNLMFYWAPNSVASSARIYYEARRDPAGFVYPRVEVPTGVAVFPREPWRVPRHWAEQRFNIVHWTEMPRGGHFAALEQPALLASDIIAFFRPLRAR
- a CDS encoding nuclear transport factor 2 family protein, which encodes MDIAQYNADWLRAWTEKDVLRLLEFYHPEVEYRDGQVPQGVKGHAALKAYLEGLFAATPPMTYIPDEVWPIPGGYCGRWYCTVTLPDGSARRLRGFDLVLLEGDRITFNEVYTHTLP